Genomic window (Melioribacteraceae bacterium):
TTTTCGTCGATCAATCCTCTGCTTGTAAGCAGCGAATAGATATCATCGCTAATTAATTCGGCAAGCGGATTTCCCGAGTTAATATTTAGATTTTCCATACTTCCCTCCGTAATTGTTTTTTTAGACGAGTTAGTATTCGTTTAGTTTCCGATTACTAAATAATCTTAAAATACAATAGTGGAAACAGCACATCTATGTAGTTTTAATTTAAAAGGGGGGAAATAATGGGATTGACCTACATAATCATGCGGTAGGTAGAAAAATTTCTAAATTATTCCTTTTCTTATTGCTTTTGCTACGGCTTCAGACTGGGAATGAACGTGTAATTTCCGGTATATATTTCTAATATGATGTCGAACAGTATCAACACTAATGAAAAGGGAATCAGCTATTTCTTGATAATTATTTCCATTGGAGAGAGATGTTAAAACTTCAATTTCCCTTTGAGAAAGCTGATCTTCATCATTATCATTTTTTTTATTTTGATTCTGCTGAAATACATTAATTACCTGCCGGGCAATTAAGGAACTCATTGGCGAACCTCCCTCATTAGCATCTTTAATAGCTTCAAGTAATCGGCTGGGGGTTGTTTTTTTTACAAGATAACCACACGCTCCAGCGCAAAGCGCTTTAAACACTGTGTTGTTATCTTCATATACAGTCAAAACTAAAATGTTTAATTCCGGTTTTTTACGTTTAGCCTTCTCTATTCCTTCTATTCCGGTCATACCGGGTAAACCAATATCCATCAACGCAACATTTACGTCAAGCTTTTCTAATTTAGCAAGAAATGATTCACAATCTGAAAATGCGCCAACACAGCTGTACTCGGGAGTACCATTAATCAATGCAGATAAACCTTCACGAATAACAGTGTTATCTTCAATTATGGCTATTTTGATCATTTCTCTCTGAGAATTATTTGTTAAAGAAATTTATAAAAATACTTTATATATTTTTAGGAAATAGTGGTTTTTTAAACTTTTTAATATCACATTCAAAAATTATCTCAGTCCCCTGATCTGAAGAATTAATTTTCAGCTCACCATTCAGCAATTTTGCTCTACTCTTCATATTCAGAATGCCATTACCACACTCAAATCTCGAATTATCTATTCCATTTCCATCATCCTTAAGTGAAATGAAGAGTTTATTTGATTGTATCTCTGCAGATAAAATTATTTTTCTGCATGAACTATGTTTTATTGCATTATTAATTCCCTCTTTTAAAATTAAAAACAAGTTCTGTTTATAATCATGAGGTAATTTCAAGTCTTCAATATTTTCGAGATTTACTGACTTAAATGAAATTCCGGTGGCATGTAATAATTCCGAATATGAATCTTTCAGCCTTAAGATGAGATGATAAAAAGAATCACGTTTAGGATTTACTATCCAAACAATATCGCTCATATTATCAATAAGTATTCTTGCTTTCTCGCTGATAGAATTTAAATTTGTTAGAGCTCCCTCGTGTTTATTTTTTAATTGATTGGAAGCAATTTCACTAAGTATAGAAATTTCCGTTAATCCCGAACCTATATTATCGTGTAAATCCGCAGCCAACCGCGATTTAAGTTTTTCAATTACTAGCAAACTTCTGAACCTCAAAGAGATTATATAATAACTTATTGTGAGAATAATTAACGCAAGTGGAAGGATAAACCACCAGCGTTTGTAAAATGGGGGCAAAATTTTTATGTACAGAAGCGAACCCTCGTAGTTCCATATTCCATCGTTGTTGGAACCAATTACTACAAAAATATAATCTCCCGGAGAAAGATTTGTATAGTTGGCTCTCCTTCTTCTTGAATCAACAAAGTTCCATTCCTTATCAACACCCTGAAGCATGTACGCATATTTATTATCACGAGGATTAAGATAATCAAGCGAGGCAAATTCAAATGAGAAAAAATTCTGATCATAATTCAGTATTAATGTATCCGGCTCTCCTTTTATAGTTTCATTAAAAATTGAGATTGAACTAATTACTATTGAAGGCACATTTGTATTATCAATTATTTTATCGGGGAAAAAATTATTCAGTCCATTAATTCCTCCGAAGAACATCTCTCCCTTCTCCGACTTAAAAAAAGCTCCACCGGAAAATTCAAGATTCTGCACACCATCATTTAATTCATATTGAGTAAACTGCTGGTTGGATTTATTAAATTTATATATCCCTTGATCGGTACTTATCCATAATTGATTTACATTATCCTCTAAAATTCCATACACAACTGAACTATGAAGGTTATTTTTTTTATGAAACCTAGTGAATTTAGAAAGTTTCTTATCAAACTTATTTAATCCTCCCCCATAGGTGGCAATCCAAAGAAATCCCTCTTTATCTTCATGCATTGACATAATTCTGTTATCGCTGATACTTGTTTCATCATCTGGATTATTTTTATATGACGTAAACTTACCCGATATATAATCGAAAGTATTTAATCCTCCACCATAAGTGCCTACCCAAATTATTCCCTCTCTATCTTCATGCATACAATATACTCTGTTATCGCTCAGGCTTGACGGATTCTTGGGATTATGAACATATCTCTTAAATTTTATCTCGGATGCTTCCGCTTGGTCACTATTAAAAAGGCACAATCCCCCGCCGAATGTTCCTACCCAATAATTATCTTTTGAATCTATAAGAAGTGTTTG
Coding sequences:
- a CDS encoding response regulator transcription factor; translation: MIKIAIIEDNTVIREGLSALINGTPEYSCVGAFSDCESFLAKLEKLDVNVALMDIGLPGMTGIEGIEKAKRKKPELNILVLTVYEDNNTVFKALCAGACGYLVKKTTPSRLLEAIKDANEGGSPMSSLIARQVINVFQQNQNKKNDNDEDQLSQREIEVLTSLSNGNNYQEIADSLFISVDTVRHHIRNIYRKLHVHSQSEAVAKAIRKGII